The following is a genomic window from bacterium.
GCAGTGCCCCCGCGATCTTGAACGCGCGCGCGGTCTCTTCCGCGATCCGCGAGGGATTCGGGACCACAAGGCTGTGCTTCGTGAACTGGCGGACGGTCCCGATGAGGTCGAGCGCCTCGCCCTGGGCGTCGCGAAACAAGTGGCGCGTGTCGTGGCATCCCGCGGACACGACGATCGGGGTCCGATCCTTCGCGGCGGTGAGCAGCGCCCCCATACCGTTCGCCGTGCCGACCATCGCGTGGAGGTTCGCGAACGACGGCCGGCCGGTCGCGCGGGCGTAGCCATCGGCCATGGCCATCGCCGCCTCTTCATGCAGGCCGAGCACATAGGTGAGGGACGGGGTCTGCCCGATCGCGTCGAGGATGTCGATCTCGATCGTCCCCGGATTGCCGAACACGTGCCGGACGCCCTCGGCCTCCACGGCCTTGATCAGCGCCTCCGCGCCCGTCATCTGAGCCCTGGCAGGGCCGTTGTGCTTCGTCGCCATCGGTGCGCCACCTCATTGGAAGTGCCGTCCCTCGATCACCGGTCGGGCTCGTCTGCGGGGCCGGGCGGCGGGAGGCCGGCGTTACGCACGGTCCGCGCCCGCCTCCGCCATCGCGCGGGCCGCGACGTGAATGGCCTCCACGATCTTCTTGTAGCCGGTGCAGCGGCAGAGGTTCCCGCTGATGTATTCGACGATCTGCGCGTCGGACGGGTTCGGGCACTCGGCGAGCAACGCCCGGACCGTCATCACCATCCCCGGCGTGCAGAACCCGCACTGCAGGGCTCCGCAGTCGACGAACGCCTGCTGGATCGCGTGGAGGCGGCCGCCCTGCGCGAGCCCCTCACACGTCTCGACCGTCCGCCCGTGGGCCTCCAGCGCGAGCACGCTGCATGCGCTGACCGGCAGGCCGTCGATCAGCACGGTGCACGCGCCGCACACCTGGACATCGCAGCCGCGCTTGGCGCCGATCAACCCGAGATCGTTCCGCAGAAAATCGAGCAGGGTGCGGTGGTTCGGGACGTCGACCCGAATCGACGCACGGTTGACCGTGCACGCCAGCGCGTACGTCTCCCCGTGTTCGGCCGCCCTACTCACGCTCCTGCTCCCTCCCGATCAGACGGGCTCGCGCCTGTTCCGCGGCGCGACGCATCAGCACGCCGGTGAGATGTCGTTTGTACGAGGCCGACCCGTAGAGATCATCCACCGGCGCGCAGCGCCCCGCCAGCGCCGCTGCGGCAGCGGCGCACGCCGCGGAGAAACGGCCGCCGCGCAGCGGGGCGCCGCCGAACGCGCGCTCCGCCTCCGCCACCCGGATCGGGGTCGGCCCGACGCACCCGACGGCAACCCTGGCTTCTACGATCCGGTCGCCGCCGGGGTTTCCGACCAGCACGACCCCAACACCGGCGGTCGGACGCTCATAGAACGCGACCTTGAGATACGCCGCCCCCGCCTCCGCGGGCAGCGCGGGCACCAGTACCGTCTCCAGCAACTCGCCCGGCTGCAGGTCGGTAGTGTATCCGTCGACGAGGAACGACGCCAGCGGCATGGTCCGCGACCCCGCGCGGCTGGTCAGGACGACGGTCGCGTCGTGCAGAAGTAAGACCGTCGCCACGTCCGAGCGCGGTTCCGCAAAACAGAGGTTCCCGCCGATCGTGCCGACCGTTCGCACGCGCACATTGGCCACGCGGGCCTCGACGTCCGCGAGCAGCGGCACCCGACTCCGGACCTCGGCGTCGCGCTCGACCGCGCGGTGCGTCGCCGTCGCGCCGATCGCCACCCGGTGCGTCCCGGCGTTGTATGTGATCCGGTCGGCACCGACCCGCTTGATGTTGACGAGATGCCGATACCGGAGCACCCCCTGTTTCATCGCGACGAGCAGCTCGGTGCCCCCCGCATATACGGCAGCCTCGGACCCGTGGGCGAGCAACACCTCGGAGGCTTCCCCCAACGTCCGGGGCTCGTGGAACCGGAACGGCGCTAGCACGCCTGCCCTCCGCCCGGGCGGGGGTGCTCTTGACGGAATTCCCCGCGACCCCGCACAATTGTGTTGTGGCGACCAACGGCCGTCGGGCATCGTCGAACGGGCGTCTTCCCGCGGACCCGATCACCATTGCAGACGTGGCGCGACGAGCGCGAGTCTCGACGGCGACGGTATCGCGCGTCCTGACCCGATACCCGCACGTTAGCGACCAGACGCGCCGGCGGGTTGAGGCCGCCTTGCAGTTTCTTCGGTACGAGCCGAACCGCATCGCACGGAGCCTGCGGGCACGGGCGACGCACACGATCGGGCTGATCATCAGGGACGCGGCGAACACCAAGTTCGGCCTGATCGCCAAGGCGGCCCAGGAGGTGGCCAACGCCCGCGGCTACTACGTGCTGGTGGGCAGCTCCGACCGCAGCGCCGACCGCGAGCGCGAATCGATCGACCTGTTGTTGCAGCTCAGGGTTGACGGGCTCGTGCTGTATGTCGCCGACGAGCGCATCAACCACCTGGCAAACCGCAAACGCCTGGATATCCCGGTCGTGCTCGTCGAGAGCACGCTGCGCGGCTACGCGTTCGATGAAGTCTGTTCCGACAACGTCGGCGGCGCCCGCGCCGCGACGGAGCACCTGCTCGGGCTCGGCCACCGACGCATCGCGCTCCTGCACGGTCCGCTCGGCATCCGTCCGCTCCGCGAGCGCCGCCAGGGCTACCTGGAGGCCTACGCCGCGGCGGGGGTACGCCCAGATCCGGCGCTCATGGTCGAGACCGGCACGCGGGAGGAGGATGCCGCGGAGCACGCCGCGCGGCTCATGGCCGGGGACGCTCCTCCGACGGCGATCTTCGCCGCGTCCAGCGCGATGACGATCGGCGTGCTGCAGGCGATCCGGGCGCGGCGGGTGCGGGTGCCCGAGACGCTGTCCGTGATCGGCTTCGACGATACCGACGTCACCGCGCTCGTCGACCCGCCCCTCACCGTCGTGACGCGAGACCTCCACCTCCTCGGGGCCACGGCCGTGGAGACGCTGATGGAACGCCTGGCCGATGGTCCCCGCAGCCCCGCGAAGCGCATTGTGCTCCCGGCCACGCTGCACGTCCGGGACTCCTGCGCCCCGCCGGCGGGTCGCCGCGCGACGGAGGCGCACTAGCGCACGGCCTCCGGCGCGAACGGGTCGTGCGCCCCGACGGGCCGCCCACCGAGCCTGACCCGAAGCCCGGGGAGCCCGACATCGATGTGCGATGACGGCCGACGGCCAGGCACGCGGCTACCCTTCTCCCGCGCGCAGCGCCAGCAGCAGCCGCTCGGGCGTGATCGGCAGCTCGGTCACGCGCACGCCGACGGCGTCGTAGATCGCGTTGGCGATCGCCGCCGGCATCGGCACCATCCCGATCTCCCCGACACCCTTCGCCCCGTACGGTCCGACGGGATCGGCCTTCTCGAGGATGACGTGCGTCAGCTCGGGCACGTCGCCGGCGCGCGGAATTCGATAGTCGAACGCGTGGGGGTTCATCACCTGGCCATCCTGACAGACGATCTCCTCCATCAACGCATAGCCCAGGCCCATGACCACGCCGCCCTCGATCTGTCCTTCGACGATCAGCGGGTTGATCGCCCGGCCGACGTCCAGGGCGCTGATCACCTCGAGCACGCACACGTGGCCGAGCTCGACATCCACCTCCACCTCGACGATCTGGGTAGCATAGTCGAACGCCTGGAACGGGCTCCCGCGCCCTTCCGCGTCGAGTTGGACCACCGGCGCACCGAACGTCGCCGTTCCGATCGGCTGCTCGCCGACGGACCGGTGCGCGAACGCGACGACCTCCTCGAGCGAGCAGGAGCGCTGGGACGCGCCGCGCACGGCGATCCGACCGGCACGGCACTCCAGATCGGCCGGGTGAGCTTCAAGCATCCTGGCCGCGATCGCAAGCAGTTTGTCCCGAAGCGCGACGGCCGCCGCGCGCGTCGCGTTGCCGGTCACGTACATCGTCCGGCTGGCCGACGCGCCGCCATCGAACGGCATGGTGTCGGTGTCCTTGAGCGCGACGCCGATCTGGGACATGGGCACGTCGAGCTCTTCGGCCACGATCTGGATCAGTGCCGTCGTGGCGCCCTGCCCCACCTCAGACGCCCCAGAAACGAGTGTCAGCGAACCGTCCTGATTGGCCTTGATGATCGCGGTGGCGGTGTCGGCACCGGACCAGATGCCGCCGCCGATGCCGTGATGGGCGGTGGCGACCCCGATGCCGCGGCGGAACCGGCCCGCGCCCGGCAGGCGCTGGCGGCGGCGCTCTGTCCACGCGCTCTTCTCGGCAGCCGCTCGCAGCGTCTCCCGCACCGTCACGCTGTAGCGTGTCGGATCCAGCACCTGCCCGGTACAGGTGACCGACCCCGGCCCCCAGGCGTTGCGAAGGCGCAGCTCGATCGGATCGATCCCGCGGTCGGCCGCAGCCTGATCGAGCAGACTCTCCCGCGCAAGCGCTACCTGCGGCGCCCCGAATCCCCGAAAGGACCCGCTCAACACGTTGTTGGTGGCGACGCAGCGTACCCGTACCGCGATGTTCGGCACGTCGTACGGCCCCTCGAGGTGCGTCGCACCGTGAATCGACAGCATCGACGGCATCGAGTTGTACGGCCCGGAATCGGTGAGAATCTCGGCTTCCATGAACGTGATCCGGCCGTCCGCGTCGATGCCGATGGCCAGATCGGTGTCGAACGGCAGCTTGCACGTGGAGGCAACGAACTCGTCCTCGCGGCTGAAGACGCCCTTCACAGGGCGTCCGGTCCGCATCGCGAGCAGCGCGCAGTACGGTTCGATCGTCAGCTCGCCCTTGCCGCCGAAGTCCCCGCCGGCGGGCAGATGCACAATGTGCACCCGGCTCATGGGGAGTCCAAGCACCGCGGTCAGCTGCGAGAGCGTCCGGAACGGCTTGCCCGTCGAGCTCCAGACGGTGAGCCGGTCGGTCCCATGCTCGTAGCTCGCGACGGCTGCGTGCGGCTCCATCGAGAAGTGCTCCATGCGCTGCGTCCGGAACCGGCCGCGGACCACATGGTCGGCCGCCGCCCGGCCGCGGTCGACGTCGCCCCGCCGCACCCGGAACTGCGTGAACACGTTGCCCTGATCGTAGACGACATAGGGCCGCATGAACGGCGCGACCTTGTACTCGGCGCGGCGCTCGTGAATCCGCGGCGCCCCGCCCAAGAGCGCGTCCTCCGGCGTGTACACCGCCGGCAGCGCCTCGTACGCGACGTCGATCAGCGCAGCCGCGCGCTCCGCCGTCTCCTCG
Proteins encoded in this region:
- a CDS encoding xanthine dehydrogenase family protein molybdopterin-binding subunit — encoded protein: MIRAGVGSRMPRVDAAALAAGQTRFTTDVVLPGMLHCRLVFSTHAHARITRVNTAAARALPGVVAVLTASDLPGPVFTGVSISDRPVFAGDTVRSVADVVAAVAAEDEETAERAAALIDVAYEALPAVYTPEDALLGGAPRIHERRAEYKVAPFMRPYVVYDQGNVFTQFRVRRGDVDRGRAAADHVVRGRFRTQRMEHFSMEPHAAVASYEHGTDRLTVWSSTGKPFRTLSQLTAVLGLPMSRVHIVHLPAGGDFGGKGELTIEPYCALLAMRTGRPVKGVFSREDEFVASTCKLPFDTDLAIGIDADGRITFMEAEILTDSGPYNSMPSMLSIHGATHLEGPYDVPNIAVRVRCVATNNVLSGSFRGFGAPQVALARESLLDQAAADRGIDPIELRLRNAWGPGSVTCTGQVLDPTRYSVTVRETLRAAAEKSAWTERRRQRLPGAGRFRRGIGVATAHHGIGGGIWSGADTATAIIKANQDGSLTLVSGASEVGQGATTALIQIVAEELDVPMSQIGVALKDTDTMPFDGGASASRTMYVTGNATRAAAVALRDKLLAIAARMLEAHPADLECRAGRIAVRGASQRSCSLEEVVAFAHRSVGEQPIGTATFGAPVVQLDAEGRGSPFQAFDYATQIVEVEVDVELGHVCVLEVISALDVGRAINPLIVEGQIEGGVVMGLGYALMEEIVCQDGQVMNPHAFDYRIPRAGDVPELTHVILEKADPVGPYGAKGVGEIGMVPMPAAIANAIYDAVGVRVTELPITPERLLLALRAGEG
- a CDS encoding (2Fe-2S)-binding protein, whose product is MSRAAEHGETYALACTVNRASIRVDVPNHRTLLDFLRNDLGLIGAKRGCDVQVCGACTVLIDGLPVSACSVLALEAHGRTVETCEGLAQGGRLHAIQQAFVDCGALQCGFCTPGMVMTVRALLAECPNPSDAQIVEYISGNLCRCTGYKKIVEAIHVAARAMAEAGADRA
- a CDS encoding FAD binding domain-containing protein is translated as MLAPFRFHEPRTLGEASEVLLAHGSEAAVYAGGTELLVAMKQGVLRYRHLVNIKRVGADRITYNAGTHRVAIGATATHRAVERDAEVRSRVPLLADVEARVANVRVRTVGTIGGNLCFAEPRSDVATVLLLHDATVVLTSRAGSRTMPLASFLVDGYTTDLQPGELLETVLVPALPAEAGAAYLKVAFYERPTAGVGVVLVGNPGGDRIVEARVAVGCVGPTPIRVAEAERAFGGAPLRGGRFSAACAAAAAALAGRCAPVDDLYGSASYKRHLTGVLMRRAAEQARARLIGREQERE
- a CDS encoding LacI family DNA-binding transcriptional regulator; protein product: MARRARVSTATVSRVLTRYPHVSDQTRRRVEAALQFLRYEPNRIARSLRARATHTIGLIIRDAANTKFGLIAKAAQEVANARGYYVLVGSSDRSADRERESIDLLLQLRVDGLVLYVADERINHLANRKRLDIPVVLVESTLRGYAFDEVCSDNVGGARAATEHLLGLGHRRIALLHGPLGIRPLRERRQGYLEAYAAAGVRPDPALMVETGTREEDAAEHAARLMAGDAPPTAIFAASSAMTIGVLQAIRARRVRVPETLSVIGFDDTDVTALVDPPLTVVTRDLHLLGATAVETLMERLADGPRSPAKRIVLPATLHVRDSCAPPAGRRATEAH